The nucleotide window TGTATTTGGTTCCATTTCTATGAGATAGAAGTATCAAAGAATTTATTTTTCTCAAGATAAAACAAAAGTACCTTATCGTATGGTCATGTAACCATATGATAAGGTACTTCTATTCAAAGTGCATATAATTACTTCGCTACTTTAGCAAATGGAGTCTTATTATAGACAGCTTTACTCAGTTTCACTTTGCCTGTTTTATCGGTTCTGCTGATAGTGCTGCCAGATTTGGTAAAAGGCCCATACACATAGAAGTATCCTACATCAGCAGTTGTAAATGATTCGGAGAAGGCAGTTGTATTGCTAAAGTCAAAACCATTTACAATACAGGTATAGGTTACAGATCTTGATCCTGACTCATATATAGGCGCCAGATAATACTCACCATCGGCTGCGGAAGAAGGAAGTTTTACACTTTCAAAACCAGTTGTATATTCACTTAAATCATATACGTCATATGAATCAATGCTATTGTTTGCAATAACGACATTATTTAAAATCGCAAAGTCCAGATTTACAAGAGTGCCGGCATCCCATAGTAAATCTGCCTGGAATGAATCATCTGGGGCACTATTATTATCCTGAATAGTAATTGTACTGGTAAGAGAGGCAGATGCACTTCCCAGTGTACCTGAAGAACTTACTGATATAAGTGTCAATTCAATTGTTTTATCATCCTCAATGGCTTCATCATCTATTATTTGCAAACTAATTGTTGCTGAGGTACTACCTTTGGCAATAGTCAATGTGGAATCTGTGGTCGTATTTAAAATGTAATCTCCATTTTTTACAGCAGTACCACCAATAGAAAAAGCTAGGGTCAAATCTTGTGTAGCGGCTGAGCCCAAAGATAGGGTTACAGATATGGTTCCTGCACTTTCGTCAACAGTTTTAGTTGTTTCTGAGAACTGCACGCTAGTTAGAGTAGAATCCGACTTGGAACAAGCCAAAGACATAAATAGTACTCCTCCGAATAGAAGTACTCTGGAAAATAAGTTCATAAGAAGTTAGCTTTAAAAGGTGTACGTATATAGGTTACTCACTTCAAATGAACGAAAATTATGAAGGATCAAGGGGTGGAATAGACCAAACCGGGAATTTCAGCTATTAAAAAGAGGGGTTTTGCTACAAGTGCTTATTCTATAAATATATGTAACAACAAAGGTTATACGAATGGGTTTTATTTTTTCATGGAAATATATCTTCGGATTGCATACATATTAATACAGGCTTACAATTATTTGCAAGCCTGTATTAAATTACTATATACTGGTTACGTTATTAGTTAATCTCAACCTTCATTCCGTCTTCCAGACAAAGTAACTGCAAGGAGGCTTTTTGTGTCAGCATACTTTCGCCCAGATGTGTTAATACAATTTTATGGGCATTTAATCGTGGTAACTGTGGTACCAATTGATGGTAACTAATGTGTGCAGGGCCTTCTTTATCGAAATAATTACATTCACAGATAAATAAATCAGCATTATCTGATACAGGCAACAAAGCATCTGTCCATTCCGTGTCTCCTGAAAAACTAACTACCTTATTATCCCATTGCAAACGTACAGCATGAGGCAATGAGTCTGGAGAGTGTATCACAGGTGTAGCAATTAAGGTAAAGTGTTCTGTTACAATATCCCCTCCAAATTCTTTGTATATGATGAAAAAAGTAGAGGCGATCTGCTGGAAAATGCCCGAATAAAGACACTCTGTTAGCTGAGCAATACGTTGTTTGCCTCCCGGCGGACTAATAATAGTCAAGGGTTTGGTACGTTTATTAACCAGAGCATCCAGGAGGATAAAAGGCACTCCGCCAAAATGATCTCCATGAAAATGTGTCAGAATAATATAATCAATTTCGGTTGAAAGCACTCCCTCCCGGCGCATGCCTACCAGAGAGGTTGCTCCACAATCCAGCAACACCTGTACATGGTTGTGTTGCAAATGAAAACACGTATTTAGTTGTCCCCCACTGGCAAAAGCATCTCCACATCCCAATACAGTCAGAATCATAGATATAAGGTTAGTTTTATGGATACTACAAAAGTAGCCAATACCTGCTTTTTTCCTACCTTTGTAT belongs to Xanthocytophaga agilis and includes:
- a CDS encoding Calx-beta domain-containing protein, with product MNLFSRVLLFGGVLFMSLACSKSDSTLTSVQFSETTKTVDESAGTISVTLSLGSAATQDLTLAFSIGGTAVKNGDYILNTTTDSTLTIAKGSTSATISLQIIDDEAIEDDKTIELTLISVSSSGTLGSASASLTSTITIQDNNSAPDDSFQADLLWDAGTLVNLDFAILNNVVIANNSIDSYDVYDLSEYTTGFESVKLPSSAADGEYYLAPIYESGSRSVTYTCIVNGFDFSNTTAFSESFTTADVGYFYVYGPFTKSGSTISRTDKTGKVKLSKAVYNKTPFAKVAK
- a CDS encoding MBL fold metallo-hydrolase, yielding MILTVLGCGDAFASGGQLNTCFHLQHNHVQVLLDCGATSLVGMRREGVLSTEIDYIILTHFHGDHFGGVPFILLDALVNKRTKPLTIISPPGGKQRIAQLTECLYSGIFQQIASTFFIIYKEFGGDIVTEHFTLIATPVIHSPDSLPHAVRLQWDNKVVSFSGDTEWTDALLPVSDNADLFICECNYFDKEGPAHISYHQLVPQLPRLNAHKIVLTHLGESMLTQKASLQLLCLEDGMKVEIN